One genomic window of Acidobacteriota bacterium includes the following:
- a CDS encoding 3-hydroxyacyl-CoA dehydrogenase family protein produces MNMEIRKVGVLGCGLMGSGIAQVAAMAGFDVTVLEVEQKLLDKGFAGIEKSLAKFAERPVEKGGITAQQKDAARERLKGTTNRQDLSDCDIVIEAIIENVQLKRDMYDSLDGIMKKDAIFATNTSSISVTELMAATKRPERFVGLHFFNPVPLMRLVEVVRTIATAPDVYEAVYEFAKKLGKVPVRTSDKTGFIVNRLLVPYLLDAIRAYEEGVGSIEDIDNAMKLGCGYPMGPFTLLDFVGLDTTYYITHVMYDEFKERRFASPPLLKRLVMAGWYGRKSGRGFYDYANPEKPVAGTF; encoded by the coding sequence ATCAATATGGAAATTAGAAAAGTCGGCGTTCTAGGTTGCGGTCTGATGGGTTCCGGCATCGCGCAAGTTGCGGCGATGGCTGGGTTCGATGTCACGGTGCTTGAGGTGGAACAGAAACTCCTCGACAAAGGTTTTGCCGGGATTGAAAAGTCGCTGGCGAAGTTTGCCGAGCGTCCCGTGGAAAAAGGCGGGATCACGGCGCAGCAGAAAGATGCTGCGAGAGAGCGGTTGAAGGGAACTACCAATCGCCAGGACCTGTCGGATTGCGACATCGTGATTGAAGCGATCATCGAAAACGTCCAGCTGAAACGGGATATGTACGATTCGCTCGACGGCATCATGAAGAAAGACGCGATCTTTGCAACCAACACCTCCTCGATTTCGGTCACGGAATTGATGGCAGCGACCAAGCGTCCGGAGCGGTTTGTGGGGCTGCACTTTTTTAATCCCGTTCCCCTCATGCGACTGGTCGAAGTGGTCCGCACGATCGCCACTGCGCCGGACGTCTATGAGGCGGTGTACGAGTTTGCGAAAAAGCTCGGCAAAGTTCCGGTTCGCACATCCGACAAGACGGGGTTCATCGTAAACCGGCTGCTGGTGCCGTATCTGCTGGATGCGATCCGGGCGTATGAAGAAGGCGTGGGATCGATCGAAGACATCGACAACGCGATGAAGCTTGGTTGCGGGTATCCGATGGGGCCGTTTACGTTGCTCGATTTTGTCGGACTGGATACGACTTACTACATAACGCACGTCATGTACGACGAGTTTAAAGAACGGCGGTTCGCATCGCCTCCTCTCTTGAAGCGGCTGGTTATGGCAGGATGGTACGGCCGCAAATCCGGACGCGGGTTCTATGATTACGCCAACCCGGAAAAGCCGGTGGCGGGAACGTTCTAG
- a CDS encoding 6,7-dimethyl-8-ribityllumazine synthase — MPSISGELDATGKRFAIVVSRFNAFITERLLLSAYDGLLRSGAKKKDIALVRVPGAFEIPIAARTLAETKKYDAILCIGCLLRGDTAHYDVIVNEVTRGIGQSAQETGVPHAFGVLTCDTLEQAIDRAGLKMGNKGFEAAQAAIEMANLKSIVVCRSSSVVRKGKTNRAPKR; from the coding sequence ATTCCGTCGATCTCCGGCGAACTCGATGCGACCGGAAAGCGCTTCGCGATTGTTGTCTCACGCTTCAATGCTTTTATTACCGAGCGCCTTTTACTGAGCGCTTACGACGGGCTTCTTCGCTCCGGTGCGAAGAAAAAAGACATTGCCCTCGTACGGGTTCCGGGCGCGTTTGAGATTCCCATCGCCGCTCGAACCCTTGCCGAAACGAAAAAGTACGATGCGATCCTCTGCATCGGTTGCCTGCTTCGCGGCGACACGGCGCATTACGACGTAATCGTGAATGAGGTCACTCGCGGCATCGGCCAATCCGCGCAGGAGACCGGCGTCCCGCACGCTTTCGGCGTCCTGACTTGCGACACTCTTGAGCAGGCGATTGATCGTGCCGGGCTGAAAATGGGGAACAAGGGATTCGAGGCCGCGCAGGCGGCGATCGAGATGGCGAATCTGAAGAGTATCGTCGTTTGTCGTTCGTCCTCGGTCGTTCGCAAAGGCAAGACCAACCGCGCACCGAAGCGTTGA
- a CDS encoding enoyl-CoA hydratase/isomerase family protein translates to MTYQNILLDKKNAIAYVTVNRPKVLNALNMATMEELRSAFHDIKNDAAVRVVIFTGAGEKAFIAGADIAELAKHDAVSGKEYTHRGQSVLNLIENLGKPVIACLNGFALGGGCEIAMACTMRLASDNAKLGQPEVKLGIIPGYGGSQRLPRLVGKGLAMQMVLAGEMITAQEAHRIGLVNEVTAPADLIPRAEAIAAKIIANAPLAVQYAMEAVNKGMEMTLAEGLYLEAVLFGVACATEDKKEGTTAFLEKRPAAFKGR, encoded by the coding sequence ATGACCTACCAAAACATTCTCCTGGATAAGAAGAACGCGATTGCGTACGTCACGGTCAATCGTCCGAAGGTCCTCAACGCCCTCAACATGGCTACGATGGAAGAGCTGCGGTCGGCGTTTCATGACATCAAGAACGATGCTGCGGTCCGCGTGGTGATTTTTACTGGCGCGGGAGAAAAGGCATTCATCGCCGGTGCAGACATCGCTGAACTGGCAAAGCACGATGCGGTATCCGGCAAGGAGTACACCCATCGCGGACAGTCTGTGCTGAACCTGATTGAGAATCTGGGCAAGCCGGTGATTGCGTGCCTGAATGGATTCGCTCTCGGCGGCGGCTGCGAAATTGCCATGGCCTGCACGATGCGCCTGGCGAGCGACAATGCGAAACTCGGGCAGCCGGAAGTGAAGCTCGGGATTATCCCCGGCTACGGTGGCTCGCAGCGCCTCCCGCGCCTGGTGGGCAAAGGACTGGCCATGCAGATGGTGCTGGCGGGCGAGATGATCACGGCCCAGGAGGCGCATCGCATCGGGCTGGTCAATGAAGTGACTGCGCCTGCCGACCTGATTCCGCGAGCGGAAGCGATCGCCGCGAAGATCATTGCGAACGCGCCTCTGGCCGTTCAGTACGCGATGGAGGCGGTCAACAAAGGCATGGAGATGACGCTCGCCGAGGGGCTCTATCTCGAGGCCGTCCTGTTCGGAGTAGCCTGCGCTACGGAAGACAAGAAAGAAGGGACGACAGCGTTTTTGGAGAAGCGGCCGGCGGCGTTCAAGGGACGATAG
- the nusB gene encoding transcription antitermination factor NusB, which yields MGTRRKSRELALQMLFQADMGKQEPDVVRKSFWGERTNVDEDVRGFAEDIFRIACDKSIEINGLIEKHTQHWRMERMAAVDRNILREAVAEFLGYPDTPKAVVINEALEIARKFSTPESVQFINGVLDSVGKDLG from the coding sequence TTGGGTACCCGACGCAAATCCCGCGAACTCGCTTTGCAGATGCTGTTTCAGGCCGACATGGGGAAGCAGGAACCCGATGTCGTTCGAAAATCGTTCTGGGGCGAGCGCACGAATGTCGATGAAGACGTTCGTGGATTTGCCGAAGACATTTTTCGCATCGCTTGCGACAAGTCGATCGAGATCAATGGACTGATCGAAAAGCATACCCAGCACTGGCGTATGGAACGCATGGCGGCAGTCGATCGCAATATTCTCCGCGAAGCGGTCGCCGAATTCCTGGGCTATCCGGACACTCCGAAAGCGGTTGTGATCAATGAGGCGCTCGAGATCGCGCGCAAGTTTTCCACTCCGGAGTCGGTCCAGTTCATCAATGGAGTGCTGGATAGTGTGGGGAAAGATCTAGGCTAG
- the rpsG gene encoding 30S ribosomal protein S7 — protein MPRKGHTPKRTVEADPVYGSDLVTKFINSMMWQGKKSTAEGIFYKALTNLQEKGGDEALKLFKKAVENAKPLLEVKTRRVGGANYQVPIEVGPDRRTSLAIRWIVTYSRGRGEKGMVDKLTNELLDAANGKGAAIKKKEDVHRMAEANKAFAHYRW, from the coding sequence ATGCCTCGTAAAGGACACACTCCGAAGCGGACGGTAGAAGCGGATCCGGTCTATGGGTCGGATCTAGTGACGAAGTTCATCAACTCGATGATGTGGCAGGGCAAGAAGTCGACTGCCGAAGGCATCTTCTATAAGGCGCTCACCAACCTGCAGGAAAAGGGTGGCGACGAAGCCTTGAAGCTGTTCAAGAAGGCTGTTGAGAATGCCAAGCCTTTGCTCGAAGTAAAGACGCGGCGCGTCGGCGGCGCGAACTATCAGGTGCCGATCGAAGTTGGTCCGGATCGCCGGACGTCGCTCGCGATCCGCTGGATCGTGACGTACTCGCGCGGTCGTGGCGAAAAAGGCATGGTCGACAAATTGACCAATGAATTGCTGGATGCGGCCAACGGTAAAGGCGCCGCGATCAAGAAGAAGGAAGACGTTCACCGCATGGCGGAAGCGAACAAGGCTTTCGCGCACTATCGGTGGTAA
- a CDS encoding 30S ribosomal protein S12 yields MPTFNQLVKQGRERTKYKTASPALQSCPQKRGVCTRVYTQTPKKPNSALRKVARVRLTNGIEVTTYIPGVGHNLQEHSIVLIRGGRVKDLPGVRYHVVRGTLDATGVANRQQGRSKYGAKRAKKS; encoded by the coding sequence GTGCCGACATTTAATCAGCTCGTGAAGCAAGGCCGCGAACGGACGAAATACAAGACCGCAAGTCCGGCGCTGCAGTCGTGTCCGCAGAAGCGCGGAGTTTGCACCCGCGTGTATACCCAGACTCCCAAGAAGCCGAACTCGGCGTTGCGCAAAGTGGCGCGCGTCCGGTTGACGAATGGGATCGAAGTGACCACGTACATTCCAGGCGTCGGCCACAACCTGCAGGAGCACTCGATTGTGCTGATCCGCGGGGGCCGCGTGAAGGATCTGCCGGGCGTACGGTATCACGTAGTGCGCGGAACGCTGGATGCAACCGGTGTGGCGAACCGCCAGCAGGGACGTTCGAAGTACGGCGCGAAACGCGCGAAAAAATCGTAA